From a single Lacerta agilis isolate rLacAgi1 chromosome 3, rLacAgi1.pri, whole genome shotgun sequence genomic region:
- the TAAR5 gene encoding trace amine-associated receptor 5 — MSSAVEAAPAPLCFQINGSCYRTLHPFGVQLTIYVVCALGMLLTVLGNLLVIISIFHFKILHTPTNFLLLSLALADLLLGLTVLPFSTIRSVESCWYFGDAFCHFHTFLDTVFCLASIFHLCFISIDRHCAICDPLRYTTKFTVRVAGIYVVVGWGVPVLYTSIFLYSKRVEESLGQFLQDMPCVGSCQLLFNKLWGWINFPLFFFPCLIMVGLYVKIFIVATRQAKQINSVNQRAGSMRRSGATRREMKAAKTLGIAVGIYLLCWLPFTVDTMVDSLLDFITPPVVFDVLIWFAYFNSACNPLIYVFSYHWFRKAVKLVLSRQIFYTRTSTVDLYQEE; from the coding sequence ATGAGCTCTGCTGTGGAAGCTGCCCCAGCCCCGCTGTGCTTTCAGATTAATGGCTCCTGCTACCGAACCCTACATCCCTTTGGGGTCCAGCTAACCATCTACGTGGTCTGTGCCCTGGGCATGCTACTTACAGTCCTGGGGAACCTGCTGGTGATTATTTCCATCTTCCACTTCAAAATCCTTCACACCCCCACCAATTTCTTGCTGCTCTCCCTGGCCTTGGCAGACCTCCTGCTAGGCTTAACAGTCCTTCCCTTCAGCACGATCCGATCGGTGGAGAGCTGCTGGTACTTCGGGGATGCCTTCTGCCATTTCCACACCTTCCTGGACACGGTCTTCTGCTTAGCATCCATTTTCCACCTCTGCTTTATCTCCATTGACCGCCACTGTGCCATCTGCGACCCTCTGCGCTACACCACCAAGTTCACCGTGCGGGTCGCTGGCATCTACGTCGTGGTCGGATGGGGAGTCCCTGTGCTTTACACGTCCATCTTCCTCTATAGCAAAAGAGTTGAGGAAAGTTTAGGCCAGTTCTTGCAGGACATGCCTTGCGTTGGGAGCTGCCAGCTGCTGTTCAACAAACTCTGGGGCTGGATAAACTtcccactcttcttcttcccctgcctCATCATGGTAGGGCTGTATGTCAAGATATTTATTGTGGCGACCAGGCAAGCCAAGCAGATAAACAGTGTCAATCAGAGAGCCGGGTCCATGCGTCGGTCGGGAGCGACAAGGCGAGAAATGAAGGCAGCGAAAACACTGGGAATCGCTGTTGGCATCTACCTCTTATGCTGGTTGCCTTTTACCGTGGACACAATGGTAGACAGCCTTCTTGATTTCATTACCCCACCTGTTGTGTTTGATGTTCTCATTTGGTTTGCTTACTTTAATTCAGCCTGCAACCCTTTGATTTATGTGTTTTCCTACCACTGGTTCAGGAAAGCTGTAAAGCTCGTTTTATCTCGTCAGATCTTCTATACAAGAACATCTACTGTGGACTTGTACCAGGAAGAATAA